AAACACAAGAACTGTTCATTAAAATGTTTTAATTATTAAATTGTATGTTTAAGCATTAAAAATTAGTGCGTTGCGTTAAATAGTACTTTTTTAGGTAAAAGTATTGTAAATTTAATGATCTATCTGTTTTTTTGTTGAATTTAAACATTTTTAATTTATGGTATCGTTTAAAGTTGGTCTTATACTTTCGTTAGTAGCAACGGCGTATTTTTCTTTAGTGTTGTACATGTTATTTCACCTTATTAGGGATAAGTATTTCCGGAATTAAAAACATACGGTATTACCAGCATGGTATAGTTATTGATTATTAAATAACCTTGTAGCATTTTCCGTGGTTATGGCGGCGATTTCTGTCAACGGCATCTGCTTAATAGCAGCTAATTTTGCTGCTGTATAGCGTAAATAGCCAGGTTCATTGCGTTTGCCACGGTGCGGTAGAGGTGCCAGGTAGGGGCTATCTGTTTCTAATACGAGATGGTTTGCTGCTATAGTTGTTAAGGTTTCTGCTAGTTTATGGGAAGGGAGCGTTATTAAGCCCCCAATGCCTAAGCGAAAGCCTAGCTTTATGCAGTATTCCGCTTCTATTGTATTTCCTGTGAAACAATGGATAACACCTTTTAGGGAACCGTCTTGTGCTTTTTCTAGTAGTTGAAGCATGCGTTTAAAGGCATTTCTACAGTGAATGGAGACAGGAAGTTGGTGTTTTTTGGCTAAATTTAGCTGGATCATAAATGCTTCTTCCTGTTCTGCAAGGAAAGCAGAAGAATGGTATTGGTCTATGCCTATTTCGCCTATTGCCAGGAAAGAAGCTTTGTTAAGCCATTCTTCAACCAGATATAGCTGATTCGTAAAGTTTCTTTTGATGTAACAAGGGTGAATCCCCATCATGGGGAAACATTGTGTCGGATAGCGAGCTGCTACAGCCATCATTTTTGATAGGGTTGTCTCATTGATGTTAGGCATGTAAATTTTTTGTACATAGTTCTTTTGTGCATTTTCTAGAATGTCGGATAAGTTATCCTGAAATTCAACTTCATATATATGTGCATGTGTATCAATCAGCTGCATAAGATACATGGTTAAGCTATGGTTTAAATGGGCAAGCTTTCTGTTTTAGTCTCTTCTTACGTAGGATCAGGTTCTCTTTCCAATGCATTGGGAAGAACCCTGCTACCTAATTCTATTACTTCCATGTTACCAATCTTTGTATTATTTATTTCGAAGCGTAGTAGCGTTCGTACGGAATGATGTCCCTGCTGTCCAGCAGCACCTGGGTTAAGGTAAAGCAGGGGAGGATGTTTTTTATCACGCATTATACGTAAAATATGGGAATGTCCACAAACTAAAATAGCCGGTTGTGTTTGCTTTAGTTTGGCTCGTATCTCTGCTGTATAGAGGGGGGGGGCACCCCCTATATGTACCATCCATATGGTTATACCTTCACAATTAAATGATTGAAAACTAGGATATACTAATCTTACTGCCTGCGCATCTATGTTACCATGTACAGCCCTAAAAACTTTAAAAGCAGCAAAGGTAGGTAGCAATTTGGGGTCGCCAATATCACCTGCATGCCAAACTTCATCGCATATTTTGAAATGATCAAAGATGCTAGGATCCATCCATCCATGTGTATCTGAGAGTAGGCCAATTTTCATAGCTATTGCTTCATTCTGCTTATTATGTATCCTCTGTATCCAATGTAAGCAGTGTACGATTCTTTTGTTCCAATTTAAGCAAGGTTTGCTTAAGCGTTATACCCGCAGCATAGCCTCTTATTGAGCCATTGTTTTGTATTACCCTGTGACAGCGTAATAAGAACAACAGCCCCATAGAGAATTTTTGTTAAGCTTTGCCATATTTTTTTTGAAAACAGCTACCATTTACATTATAATCAATAGTAAAACAGTTGCTTTTTGCAACGATATAGGCAACTAATTGTTTTTTGGTTAAGGTAAATAAAGGAATAGCATCGGTATACTTCCAATTTGCTCCTACAATAGGCAAATTCTTTTGTCCTGCTGTATATATGCCACTTAAGCTTTTTCCACAATAAGAAACCAGTAAGATTTTACCAATAGGTGTAGCAACGTAAGTATAGTAGCTGATGGCAACACCTGTTTGCATAAAGGGTGCTAGTGTTACGTCATTTCAAAATTTAGATAGATTTGTGTATTTTTTATAAATATAATTATAATGTTTTATATATACAAATGAGGGCATGTATTTGAGGGCATGTATTGGTTGGAATCAAGAGACATGGTTGGAATCAAGAGACATGGTTGGAATCAAGAGACATGGTTGGAATCAAGAGACATGGTTGGAATCAAGAGACAGCGAGCAATAGATAAGCGATGCAATGCCAATAGCATACATATATAGGATAGCAACTAACTATGTAAGCGGTTTATGGGATTTGTTGTTCCCTCCGCTTTGTGTAGGCTGCGAGCGGAAGCTTGTACAAAGCGAAGCGTTCATTTGCACCTTTTGTTTTAGTTCTTTTCCAGAAACGAGCTACCATAGGCAGCCGGACAATGCTATGTTCTATCGGGTTATAGAGGATGTAGCTATTGCCGATGCCTTTGCCCTTTATTGGTTAAGAAAAAAAAGCCTGCTCGAGCGTGTGCTCGTAGCGATGAAATATAAAAACCAACCCAACATTGGCCTATTTTTAGGCCGTTATTATGCTACTATGTTAGCGCAAACATCGCTTATACAAACCATAGAAGGCATTGTTCCCATTCCCTTGCATCGGAGGAGATTACAAGAAAGGGGGTATAACCAAAGTGGTTTTTTTGCGCAAGGTCTTGCAGAAGTATTACAAATTCCTTGCTACTCAGCTTGTGTGGAACGGATCCGTTATACGCCTTCCCAGACAAAAAAGAGCAAAGAAGAGCGCAAAGCAAATCTCCAAGGAGTCTTTCGTGTAATGCATCCGGAGCTTATACAAGGTAAGCATCTTCTGCTGGTAGATGATATTTTTACTACAGGTGCCACATTGGTTTCCTGTGCAAAGGAAGTGTTAGCAGAAGGAGCTGGTCCAGTCAGTATGGCTACTATAGCAATAGTAGAAGCGTAAGGTGGAGAGTCTTTATTAATACTACCCTAAAACAGATAAAATTTAATTAAATTGGTTTTATCCTACTAGGGTCTGGGAACCATAAGAAGCAAACCGGGAACAATACAACCGTAGGGAGCGTCCCGGAGGTATTTATGCAATGCAACGCATTGCCTGTTGTATGTAGATTAATGTAATGTTAGATAGATCGATTCCGCCAAAATTTCAGACAATTCATGCAATTGATTTTCCATGGCCAGCGTTGCATGTCCTTAAGAATCAGTTGCCGCTTTACCTGCTCAATGTAGGGAGTCAACCTATTATAGAAGTGGAATTAATTTTTAGAGGTGGTAATGCCTATGAAGCGGTTCCAGCTGCTGCTTATTTTACGGCTGCTATGCTATTGGAAGGGACTACAAACAAGTCGGCGCAAGCTATTGCTCAGGTTATAAGTTATTATGGTGCTACGATTGATGTTCGGTCAGAAACAGATTTTTGTTCCATAACGCTTACTACCCTTTCGGCCCATATTGTGCCGATGATGGAGCTCTTGTTAGAAGTATTGTTGTATCCTAGTTTCCCTCAAAAATCACTAACCTTATTCAAACGTTTAAAATCCCAATCCATTCGAATAGCGGACAAGAAGCCTGATAGAGTAGCCTATAAGTGCTTTCGTGCTGCTATCTTTCCAACACCTCATTCTTACGGACGTTTTTTAACCTTACAAGAGGTAGAGGCGATCCAATTAGAAGATTTGTACAATCAGTATGCTAAATTCTTTTTTGCGGGTTGTACCATTTTTGTTAGTGGAGCAGTTACACCAGCAGCTTTACAATGCATTAAAGAACAGCTAGCCTATCTAGAACCAAAAGAAGCTGTGCTATCCCAATATGCGTTGCAGGGTTGTAAGGTTGAAAAAAAAGTAACGGGTACAACGGTACAGCAGCTACAAGCTGCCATTGTAATTGGTAAGCAATTACTGGTTAAAAAAGAAGCAGACTTTTTGCCGATGTGCATTGTAAATGAAATTTTAGGGGGTGGTTTTTGTTCTCGTTTGATGCAAAACCTTCGAGAGGATAAAGGCTATACCTATGGTATCTATTCGCGTATGGTTGCTTTGCAGCAGGCAGGTTATATCGCTATTATGACAGAAGTAGCCCAGTCAGTTGCGCCCAAAGCCATCCAAGAAGTTTACAAAGAAATAGAGCGCTTGCAAAATGAACTCGTTTCAACAACTCTATTAAAGAAAGTTAAAAATTACCTATTAGGCCGCTTTTTAACCACTATTAATGATCCTTTTTCCATTATGCAGCGGTTTCAATCTGCTTATTTACATGGCTTGGATCAACAATACTATAGCGCATTTTACCATCAGGTGCAACAGATAACCCCTATAGAAATTAGAGATTTAGCACAAAAATACTTATCTTTAGATAGTCTTACAGAAATTACAGTAAGTTAAGAAGGGTGCTGCAGGGCTGTCAGCATTTTTCTACATAGGCTGGTGATGGCCTAGTAGTAGGGCCTATTTGAGGATAGGTCTACTATAATAATTGCAGTATATTAGGCTCATTTTTCTTTTAAGAAAGCGTGGATTGTATTAGTTATAAGACAAAATATATAAGCAAGCAGCATATTGCGAGGCAGTGGGTTGTTGTAGATGCTACCGCACAAACATTAGGTAGATTGGCTAGTCAGGTGGCTTATAGAATGCGTGGCAAACATAGGCCAGATTTTTCCCCTCATGTGGAAGGGGGGGACCATATTATTGTGCTCAATGCAGATAAGATAGTGTTATCTGGTAATAAATGGGAAAACAAAACATATGTTACCTATTCGGGTTATCCTGGTGGTGTAAAGAAAGCTACCCCTAAGGAGGTGCAACGGGTTAATCCCAAGCGTATGGTAGAGCATGCGATAAAAGGCATGTTGCCTAAAAATAGGTTAGGAAGAAAGTTGTTCCATAATTTACATGTTTTTTTGGGTGGTGTGCATCCTTATGCTGCTCAAAAACCAAGTGAAGTAAGTCTTAAATACAAATGAAAGGGATGGAAAGCGTGCATGCGGTAGGCCGAAGAAAGACTGCAATAGCTAGGGTCTATTTTATGAAAGGGAATGGGGTTATTAAGGTCAACCAGAGGGAGTTTATGAACTATTTCCCGTTGGAGGCTATGCGGCTCATTGTTAAACAGCCGATAGAAAAATTAAAGTTAGAGAATCATTATGATGTAACCATTAATGTTTCTGGTGGTGGATTACGGGGGCAAGCCGAAGCGGTTCGGCTAGGCATCGCTAGGGCATGCTGTAAGTTAGACATGGAAAATAATAAGCCTTTATTAAAAAAAGAAGGCTTCCTTACAAGGGATGCTAGGATAGTAGAGCGAAAAAAATATGGCCGTAAAAAAGCAAGGAAGCGCTTCCAGTTTACCAAACGTTAAATTTATATTGGTTGTGTAGGCAATTATTAACCTATAATGATACAGTTAGAACACAAAACACTCCTAGAAGCGGGTGTTCATTTTGGCCATTTAACTAGAAAGTGGAACCCAAAAATGGCACCCTTTATTTTCATGAAACAGAATGGTATACACATTGTTGATTTAAACAAGACCATTGCTGCTATGCAAGAAGCGATACCCCATTTGTATGCTATAGCAAGAGCTGGCAAAAAGATTTTATTTGTAGCTACTAAAAAGCAAGCGAAGGTTTCAGTAGGTAAGATAGCGAATGAATTAGGGATGCCCTATGTTGCAGAGCGCTGGTTGGGTGGTACGTTAACTAATTTTTTAACCATCCGAAAGTTGCTCAAGCGTATGTCTACGTTAGAAAAAAACATGCATACGACTTACTACAAGAACTTAGCTAAAAAAGAACGATTGGTTATTGCACGCGAGCAAGAAAAACTCAAGAGGCTTTTGCAAGGGTTGTCCAATATTACGAGGTTGCCGGCTGCTTTATTTGTCATTGATATTAACAAGGAGCATATTGCGGTTAAGGAAGCACGTAAGCTGGGAATCCCCATTTTTGCGCTTACTGATACCAATACCAATCCAACCCTGGTGGATTTTGCTATTCCTGGTAATGATGATGCCTTTCGTTCTATTGATTTAATAGTACGCTACGTGGGAGACGCTATAAAAGAAGGCATAGAAGCTTATAAAAAAGATAAATTAGAAGCTGCTGCCAAGATTGAAACAGTAGGGGATAGTACAATAACACCTAAACATGCTCCAAATAGGGGCATCAAGATAGTACAGGGTGTGGTCATTAAGCAAAATAGGAAGGTTCAAAAGCCGTCTTCTGTAGGTAAGACTGCGGAACCTGATACAAGCAGTGGGGAGCCTACTACTCCACCTATTGCTACTGGACCTGCTTCTCCTGATCCTGTGGTTAGTGAGACTCCCCAGCCGAAAGATCAGGATTAGAAATGCGGTAGAGAGGAGATTCGATTATAGGGTCTCGTCTTATACCAAGTAAAGTAAATAATAGGGTAAAAATTGAGAAGGTTATATAGCTTATAAAAATTATTTTATATATATGGCAATTACAGCACAGGAGATAGCTGCACTCAGAAAAAAAACGGGTGCAGGTATAATGGATTGCAAAAAGGCGCTAATGGAGGCGGGGGGTGACTTTGAACAAGCAATTGATTTGCTTAGAAAGAAAGGACGTAAGTTATGTATGGATCGTGCAGCGCGTCAGGCTAGTGAAGGGGCGGTCTTTGCTGCTGTAAGCAGCGATCAGCAAGAAGCTTTTTTATTGGTACTGAATTGTGAAACAGACTTTGTAGCTAGGAATGAGCAGTTCCTACAGCTGGGCAATGCTATCCTAGCAGAATGTGTGGCGCATAGGCCTGATTCGATAGAAACTTTGCTGCAGTTGCCTTTAAAAGATGGCGTGGTTCAGGATGCAATTATGGAAGCTATTGGTGTGATAGGAGAGAAGATTGCTATTTCTGCCTATGAGACGCTTAG
Above is a window of Candidatus Cardinium hertigii DNA encoding:
- the rplM gene encoding 50S ribosomal protein L13 — protein: MDCISYKTKYISKQHIARQWVVVDATAQTLGRLASQVAYRMRGKHRPDFSPHVEGGDHIIVLNADKIVLSGNKWENKTYVTYSGYPGGVKKATPKEVQRVNPKRMVEHAIKGMLPKNRLGRKLFHNLHVFLGGVHPYAAQKPSEVSLKYK
- a CDS encoding M16 family metallopeptidase; this encodes MLDRSIPPKFQTIHAIDFPWPALHVLKNQLPLYLLNVGSQPIIEVELIFRGGNAYEAVPAAAYFTAAMLLEGTTNKSAQAIAQVISYYGATIDVRSETDFCSITLTTLSAHIVPMMELLLEVLLYPSFPQKSLTLFKRLKSQSIRIADKKPDRVAYKCFRAAIFPTPHSYGRFLTLQEVEAIQLEDLYNQYAKFFFAGCTIFVSGAVTPAALQCIKEQLAYLEPKEAVLSQYALQGCKVEKKVTGTTVQQLQAAIVIGKQLLVKKEADFLPMCIVNEILGGGFCSRLMQNLREDKGYTYGIYSRMVALQQAGYIAIMTEVAQSVAPKAIQEVYKEIERLQNELVSTTLLKKVKNYLLGRFLTTINDPFSIMQRFQSAYLHGLDQQYYSAFYHQVQQITPIEIRDLAQKYLSLDSLTEITVS
- a CDS encoding TatD family hydrolase, with the protein product MQLIDTHAHIYEVEFQDNLSDILENAQKNYVQKIYMPNINETTLSKMMAVAARYPTQCFPMMGIHPCYIKRNFTNQLYLVEEWLNKASFLAIGEIGIDQYHSSAFLAEQEEAFMIQLNLAKKHQLPVSIHCRNAFKRMLQLLEKAQDGSLKGVIHCFTGNTIEAEYCIKLGFRLGIGGLITLPSHKLAETLTTIAANHLVLETDSPYLAPLPHRGKRNEPGYLRYTAAKLAAIKQMPLTEIAAITTENATRLFNNQ
- the rpsI gene encoding 30S ribosomal protein S9; amino-acid sequence: MESVHAVGRRKTAIARVYFMKGNGVIKVNQREFMNYFPLEAMRLIVKQPIEKLKLENHYDVTINVSGGGLRGQAEAVRLGIARACCKLDMENNKPLLKKEGFLTRDARIVERKKYGRKKARKRFQFTKR
- a CDS encoding MGMT family protein, with the protein product MGLLFLLRCHRVIQNNGSIRGYAAGITLKQTLLKLEQKNRTLLTLDTEDT
- the tsf gene encoding translation elongation factor Ts — translated: MAITAQEIAALRKKTGAGIMDCKKALMEAGGDFEQAIDLLRKKGRKLCMDRAARQASEGAVFAAVSSDQQEAFLLVLNCETDFVARNEQFLQLGNAILAECVAHRPDSIETLLQLPLKDGVVQDAIMEAIGVIGEKIAISAYETLRGTIVVPYIHTGNTLGVLVALQGANAAQSEAVGKEIAMQIAAMHPVAVDETQVDPALVARETAVIQEQLAQEGFTGFKAEKITQGRLHKFFQESTLLQQPFVFAQNNKLTVGQYLQSLALTVTAFKRVQVNG
- a CDS encoding ComF family protein, producing the protein MFYRVIEDVAIADAFALYWLRKKSLLERVLVAMKYKNQPNIGLFLGRYYATMLAQTSLIQTIEGIVPIPLHRRRLQERGYNQSGFFAQGLAEVLQIPCYSACVERIRYTPSQTKKSKEERKANLQGVFRVMHPELIQGKHLLLVDDIFTTGATLVSCAKEVLAEGAGPVSMATIAIVEA
- a CDS encoding metallophosphoesterase family protein, with amino-acid sequence MKIGLLSDTHGWMDPSIFDHFKICDEVWHAGDIGDPKLLPTFAAFKVFRAVHGNIDAQAVRLVYPSFQSFNCEGITIWMVHIGGAPPLYTAEIRAKLKQTQPAILVCGHSHILRIMRDKKHPPLLYLNPGAAGQQGHHSVRTLLRFEINNTKIGNMEVIELGSRVLPNALEREPDPT